The following coding sequences lie in one Chelmon rostratus isolate fCheRos1 chromosome 2, fCheRos1.pri, whole genome shotgun sequence genomic window:
- the LOC121618899 gene encoding adenosine receptor A1-like, translated as MPSGLPASKAVYIGMEVVIALSSVIGNVMVVWAVRINRSLRDTTFCFIVSLALADIAVGALVIPLAITISIGLQTHFYSCLLVACTVLVLTQSSILALLAIAIDRYLRVKIPMSYKRVVTPRRAGTAVLLCWLVSIIVGLTPMLGWNNLQSLRDNGSLITEDLLVTCEFETVISMDYMVYFNFFGWVLPPLLLMLAIYVEIFYMIHKQLNKKVTASHTDPSRYFGKELKLAKSLALVLFLFAVSWLPLHILNCITLFCPACDKPVFLIYIAIILTHGNSAVNPIVYAFRIKKFRTAFRKIWKLYVLCQDPVGRLPQRGSQRGQSHERRLRQNDDDDDDV; from the exons ATGCCTTCGGGTCTGCCCGCCTCTAAAGCCGTCTACATCGGGATGGAAGTGGTGATCGCCCTGTCGTCCGTCATCGGTAACGTGATGGTGGTCTGGGCTGTGCGCATTAACCGGTCTCTGAGAGACACCACGTTCTGCTTCATCGTCTCCCTGGCCTTGGCTGACATTGCGGTCGGGGCTCTTGTCATCCCGCTCGCCATAACCATCAGCATCGGACTCCAGACGCACTTTTACAGTTGCCTGCTGGTCGCCTGCACAGTGCTCGTCCTCACGCAAAGTTCAATCCTGGCGCTGCTGGCCATCGCCATCGACCGCTATCTGAGAGTGAAAATACCCATGAG CTACAAGCGGGTGGTGACGCCTCGGCGAGCTGGCACGGCTGTGTTATTGTGCTGGCTGGTGTCCATAATAGTGGGCCTCACGCCCATGTTGGGCTGGAATAACCTTCAGAGTCTCCGTGACAACGGCTCCCTGATCACTGAAGACCTCTTGGTGACCTGTGAGTTTGAGACAGTAATCAGCATGGACTACATGGTCTACTTCAACTTCTTCGGCTGGGTGctcccccctctgctcctcatgCTGGCCATCTATGTCGAGATTTTCTACATGATCCACAAGCAGCTCAACAAGAAG GTGACAGCTAGCCACACAGACCCCAGCCGTTACTTTGGCAAGGAGCTCAAGCTGGCCAAGTCGCTGGCCCttgttcttttcctctttgcagTCAGCTGGCTGCCACTTCACATCCTCAACTGTATCACCCTCTTTTGTCCTGCCTGTGATAAGCCAGTGTTCCTCATTTACATCGCCATCATTCTCACGCACGGTAACTCGGCCGTCAATCCCATCGTTTATGCTTTTCGCATCAAGAAATTCCGCACAGCGTTTCGGAAAATCTGGAAACTGTACGTGCTTTGTCAGGATCCGGTCGGTCGGCTTCCTCAAAGAGGGAGCCAGAGAGGACAGAGTCATGAGAGGAGGCTGAGgcagaatgatgatgatgatgatgatgtgtga